A genome region from Glycine max cultivar Williams 82 chromosome 5, Glycine_max_v4.0, whole genome shotgun sequence includes the following:
- the LOC100784244 gene encoding MA3 DOMAIN-CONTAINING TRANSLATION REGULATORY FACTOR 1 isoform X1, giving the protein MASSEGFLTDGQRELLKIASQNAENLSSSPKSQSSLLSDHHVKAPAGGKAQTAGIAVRHVRRSHSGKYGKVKKDGAGGKGTWGKLLDTDIVSHIDRHDPNYDSGEEPYQLVGTTVTDPLDEFKKAVVSIIEEYFSNGDVELASSDLKELGSCEYYPYFIKRLVSVAMDRHDKEKEMASVLLSALYADVISPAQIRDGFFILLESADDLAVDILDAVDILALFLARAVVDDILPPAFLARAKKALPESSKGVQVIQTAEKSYLSAPHHAELVERRWGGSTHITVEEVKKKIADLLREYVDSGDTLEACRCIRELGVSFFHHEVVKRALILAMEIRSAEPPMLKLLKEAAEEGLVSSSQMVKGFSRLAESLDDLALDIPSAKALFQSFVPKAISEGWLDASLTKPATEDGEIQEDEKVRKYKKESVTIIHEYFLSDDIPELIQSLEDLGAPEYNPIFLKKLITLAMDRKNREKEMASVLLSALHIEIFSTEDIVNGFVMLLESAEDTALDILDASNELALFLARAVIDDVLAPLNLEEIGCRLPPKCSGSETVRMARSLIAARHAGERLLRCWGGGTGWAVEDAKDKIMKLLEEYESGGVVSEACQCIRDLGMPFFNHEVVKKALIMAMEKKNDRMLDLLQECFSEGLITINQMTKGFTRIKDGLDDLALDIPNAKEKFGFYVEHAQSNGWLLPSFDSPATDA; this is encoded by the exons ATGGCTTCGAGCGAGGGGTTTCTGACCGATGGCCAGAGGGAACTGCTAAAAATTGCAAGTCAAAATGCGGAGAATCTGTCTTCGTCGCCGAAGTCTCAGTCGTCCTTGCTGTCTGACCATCATGTGAAAGCCCCTGCTGGTGGTAAGGCACAAACCGCTGGAATAGCTGTGAGGCATGTGCGTCGGTCACACTCGGGAAAGTATGGGAAGGTGAAGAAGG ATGGTGCTGGTGGTAAGGGTACTTGGGGAAAATTGCTTGATACAGATATTGTTTCTCACATAGACCGGCATGATCCAAATTATGACAGTGGCGAG GAACCCTATCAGCTGGTTGGAACTACTGTCACTGACCCCTTGGATGAATTCAAGAAAGCAGTGGTATCCATCATAGAGGAATATTTCAGTAATGGAGATGTGGAATTGGCTTCATCTGACCTCAAAGAACTTGGCTCATGTGAATACTATCCTTACTTCATTAAGCGCCTTGTGTCCGTGGCAATGGACAGACACGATAAGGAGAAAGAAATGGCTTCTGTTCTGCTTTCAGCACTTTATGCTGATGTCATCAGCCCTGCACAGATTAGGGATGGGTTTTTTATACTTCTTGAATCTGCTGATGATCTTGCTGTGGATATACTGGATGCAGTTGACATCCTTGCATTATTCTTAGCTCGAGCTGTTGTTGATGACATTCTTCCTCCAGCCTTTCTTGCCAGGGCTAAGAAGGCTCTTCCAGAATCTTCCAAGGGAGTTCAGGTAATCCAGACTGCTGAAAAGAGTTATCTCTCAGCTCCACACCATGCAGAACTTGTGGAAAGGCGATGGGGTGGTAGCACTCACATAACCgttgaagaagtgaagaagaagataGCTGATTTACTTAGAGAATATGTGGATAGTGGTGACACATTGGAAGCCTGTAGGTGTATACGTGAGTTGGGGGTTTCATTCTTCCATCATGAGGTTGTTAAGAGGGCTCTGATACTTGCCATGGAGATACGTTCCGCAGAACCTCCAATGTTGAAGCTATTAAAAGAAGCAGCAGAAGAAGGACTGGTTAGTTCCAGCCAAATGGTGAAAGGGTTTTCTCGTTTGGCAGAATCCCTAGATGATCTTGCTCTTGATATTCCATCAGCTAAGGCATTGTTTCAGTCATTTGTCCCCAAGGCAATATCTGAAGGATGGCTTGATGCTTCACTTACCAAACCTGCAACTGAAGATGGGGAAATCCAAGAAGATGAGAAGGTGAGGAAGTACAAAAAGGAATCTGTAACTATAATTCATGAGTATTTTCTTTCTGATGACATTCCTGAACTGATTCAAAGTCTTGAAGATCTTGGAGCACCTGAGTATAACCCAATATTTTTGAAGAAGCTTATCACTCTTGCTATGGACCGAAAGAACAGAGAAAAGGAAATGGCATCTGTACTGCTATCTGCTCTTCATATAGAGATCTTCTCAACAGAGGATATAGTTAATGGTTTTGTCATGCTTCTGGAAAGTGCTGAAGATACAGCACTGGATATATTGGATGCTTCAAATGAGCTGGCTCTGTTCTTAGCTCGGGCTGTTATTGACGATGTATTGGCCCCACTGAATTTGGAAGAAATTGGCTGCAGGTTACCACCAAAATGCAGTGGTAGTGAAACTGTGCGTATGGCTCGGTCACTCATTGCTGCTCGTCATGCTGGTGAGAGGCTATTGAGATGCTGGGGTGGAGGCACTGGATGGGCTGTGGAGGATGCCAAGGACAAGATCATGAAGCTCTTGGAAGAGTATGAAAGTGGCGGGGTTGTGAGTGAAGCTTGCCAATGCATCCGTGACCTGGGAATGCCTTTCTTTAACCATGAAGTAGTGAAGAAAGCTTTGATTATGGCCATGGAGAAAAAGAATGATCGTATGCTAGATCTACTGCAGGAGTGCTTCAGTGAAGGCCTGATCACCATTAATCAGATGACTAAAGGCTTCACCCGAATAAAGGATGGACTTGATGATCTGGCTCTGGACATTCCAAACGCAAAGGAGAAATTTGGCTTCTATGTGGAGCATGCTCAGTCGAATGGCTGGCTTCTACCCTCATTTGATTCACCTGCCACAGATGCCTAA
- the LOC100784244 gene encoding MA3 DOMAIN-CONTAINING TRANSLATION REGULATORY FACTOR 1 isoform X2, with product MYESWFPLILKDGAGGKGTWGKLLDTDIVSHIDRHDPNYDSGEEPYQLVGTTVTDPLDEFKKAVVSIIEEYFSNGDVELASSDLKELGSCEYYPYFIKRLVSVAMDRHDKEKEMASVLLSALYADVISPAQIRDGFFILLESADDLAVDILDAVDILALFLARAVVDDILPPAFLARAKKALPESSKGVQVIQTAEKSYLSAPHHAELVERRWGGSTHITVEEVKKKIADLLREYVDSGDTLEACRCIRELGVSFFHHEVVKRALILAMEIRSAEPPMLKLLKEAAEEGLVSSSQMVKGFSRLAESLDDLALDIPSAKALFQSFVPKAISEGWLDASLTKPATEDGEIQEDEKVRKYKKESVTIIHEYFLSDDIPELIQSLEDLGAPEYNPIFLKKLITLAMDRKNREKEMASVLLSALHIEIFSTEDIVNGFVMLLESAEDTALDILDASNELALFLARAVIDDVLAPLNLEEIGCRLPPKCSGSETVRMARSLIAARHAGERLLRCWGGGTGWAVEDAKDKIMKLLEEYESGGVVSEACQCIRDLGMPFFNHEVVKKALIMAMEKKNDRMLDLLQECFSEGLITINQMTKGFTRIKDGLDDLALDIPNAKEKFGFYVEHAQSNGWLLPSFDSPATDA from the exons ATGTATGAGAGTTGGTTTCCCCTCATTCTCAAAG ATGGTGCTGGTGGTAAGGGTACTTGGGGAAAATTGCTTGATACAGATATTGTTTCTCACATAGACCGGCATGATCCAAATTATGACAGTGGCGAG GAACCCTATCAGCTGGTTGGAACTACTGTCACTGACCCCTTGGATGAATTCAAGAAAGCAGTGGTATCCATCATAGAGGAATATTTCAGTAATGGAGATGTGGAATTGGCTTCATCTGACCTCAAAGAACTTGGCTCATGTGAATACTATCCTTACTTCATTAAGCGCCTTGTGTCCGTGGCAATGGACAGACACGATAAGGAGAAAGAAATGGCTTCTGTTCTGCTTTCAGCACTTTATGCTGATGTCATCAGCCCTGCACAGATTAGGGATGGGTTTTTTATACTTCTTGAATCTGCTGATGATCTTGCTGTGGATATACTGGATGCAGTTGACATCCTTGCATTATTCTTAGCTCGAGCTGTTGTTGATGACATTCTTCCTCCAGCCTTTCTTGCCAGGGCTAAGAAGGCTCTTCCAGAATCTTCCAAGGGAGTTCAGGTAATCCAGACTGCTGAAAAGAGTTATCTCTCAGCTCCACACCATGCAGAACTTGTGGAAAGGCGATGGGGTGGTAGCACTCACATAACCgttgaagaagtgaagaagaagataGCTGATTTACTTAGAGAATATGTGGATAGTGGTGACACATTGGAAGCCTGTAGGTGTATACGTGAGTTGGGGGTTTCATTCTTCCATCATGAGGTTGTTAAGAGGGCTCTGATACTTGCCATGGAGATACGTTCCGCAGAACCTCCAATGTTGAAGCTATTAAAAGAAGCAGCAGAAGAAGGACTGGTTAGTTCCAGCCAAATGGTGAAAGGGTTTTCTCGTTTGGCAGAATCCCTAGATGATCTTGCTCTTGATATTCCATCAGCTAAGGCATTGTTTCAGTCATTTGTCCCCAAGGCAATATCTGAAGGATGGCTTGATGCTTCACTTACCAAACCTGCAACTGAAGATGGGGAAATCCAAGAAGATGAGAAGGTGAGGAAGTACAAAAAGGAATCTGTAACTATAATTCATGAGTATTTTCTTTCTGATGACATTCCTGAACTGATTCAAAGTCTTGAAGATCTTGGAGCACCTGAGTATAACCCAATATTTTTGAAGAAGCTTATCACTCTTGCTATGGACCGAAAGAACAGAGAAAAGGAAATGGCATCTGTACTGCTATCTGCTCTTCATATAGAGATCTTCTCAACAGAGGATATAGTTAATGGTTTTGTCATGCTTCTGGAAAGTGCTGAAGATACAGCACTGGATATATTGGATGCTTCAAATGAGCTGGCTCTGTTCTTAGCTCGGGCTGTTATTGACGATGTATTGGCCCCACTGAATTTGGAAGAAATTGGCTGCAGGTTACCACCAAAATGCAGTGGTAGTGAAACTGTGCGTATGGCTCGGTCACTCATTGCTGCTCGTCATGCTGGTGAGAGGCTATTGAGATGCTGGGGTGGAGGCACTGGATGGGCTGTGGAGGATGCCAAGGACAAGATCATGAAGCTCTTGGAAGAGTATGAAAGTGGCGGGGTTGTGAGTGAAGCTTGCCAATGCATCCGTGACCTGGGAATGCCTTTCTTTAACCATGAAGTAGTGAAGAAAGCTTTGATTATGGCCATGGAGAAAAAGAATGATCGTATGCTAGATCTACTGCAGGAGTGCTTCAGTGAAGGCCTGATCACCATTAATCAGATGACTAAAGGCTTCACCCGAATAAAGGATGGACTTGATGATCTGGCTCTGGACATTCCAAACGCAAAGGAGAAATTTGGCTTCTATGTGGAGCATGCTCAGTCGAATGGCTGGCTTCTACCCTCATTTGATTCACCTGCCACAGATGCCTAA
- the LOC100786894 gene encoding zinc finger CCCH domain-containing protein 43 isoform X1 — MEGSESDSVSLSISNGEEPQLGRPSSPAAPPEPSDLNHAAEEETLSGELQSKLDLKDVDESEEKVSDFNDGGGVCDEETGKGDGDSKGWETNSWNEEVGVDVDVDGDGDGDGDDDVDGDVDGDDEVEKKEGRNSGGTHHYPLRPEAEDCAFYMKTGNCKFGFNCKFNHPIKRKSQAVKEKAGEREETTERSGMTECKYYQRSGGCKFGKSCKYNHTRGKISTAPAPLLELNFLGLPIRPGERECPYYMRTGSCKFGANCKFNHPDPTAVGGGGGNPPSGYGNGGSISLQGVSQTSVPSWSSPRTLNEASPFVPMMLSPTQGVSTQSSDWNGYQASVYLPERSIHPPSTFVMNNPAIDTNVYMHHQKQMPVDEFPERPGEPECSFFLKTGDCKFKSNCKFHHPKNRVTRLPPCNLSDKGLPLRPDQSVCSHYSRYGICKFGPACKFDHPINLQPVMIPGLEQQSYSNSASAGVAGIGGSTGVTDATIQQSV, encoded by the exons ATGGAAGGCTCTGAATCCGATTCTGTGTCACTTTCCATTTCCAATGGCGAAGAGCCCCAATTGGGGCGACCTTCTTCCCCCGCCGCTCCTCCTGAGCCGTCAGATCTCAATCATGCGGCGGAGGAAGAGACACTCTCCGGGGAGCTTCAGAGCAAGTTGGATTTGAAGGATGTGGATGAAAGTGAGGAGAAAGTTTCGGACTTTAACGATGGTGGAGGAGTTTGTGATGAAGAAACTGGTAAGGGTGATGGAGATAGTAAGGGTTGGGAGACCAATAGTTGGAATGAGGAAGTGggtgttgatgttgatgttgatggtgatggtgatggtgatggtgatgatgatgttgatggTGATGTTGATGGTGATGATGAAGTGGAGAAGAAGGAAGGGAGAAACAGTGGTGGAACTCACCACTACCCTTTGAGGCCTGAAGCTGAGGATTGTGCATTTTATATGAAAACTGGGAATTGCAAGTTTGGGTTTAATTGCAAGTTCAATCACCCCATTAAGAGGAAAAGTCAG GCTGTTAAAGAGAAGgcaggagaaagagaagaaaccaCAGAAAGATCAGGCATGACAGAATGCAAG TATTATCAAAGGTCTGGGGGTTGTAAATTTGGTAAATCTTGTAAATATAACCACACAAGAGGAAAAATTTCAACAGCACCAGCACCACTTTTGGAACTTAACTTTCTTGGCCTGCCTATTCGTCCG GGGGAAAGAGAGTGCCCCTATTACATGCGCACTGGCTCTTGCAAGTTTGGAGCAAACTGCAAGTTCAACCATCCTGATCCTACAGCTgttggaggaggaggaggtaaTCCTCCTTCAGGGTATGGTAATGGAGGGTCTATTTCATTACAAGGTGTATCACAAACATCTGTACCCTCCTGGTCTTCTCCAAGAACATTAAATGAAGCATCTCCTTTTGTGCCAATGATGCTTTCACCTACTCAAGGAGTTTCTACCCAAAGTTCTGATTGGAATGGATATCAG GCATCTGTCTACTTACCTGAGAGGAGCATTCATCCACCTTCTACATTTGTCATGAACAACCCAGCAATTGATACAAATGTTTACATGCACCATCAAAAGCAGATGCCTGTTGATGAGTTTCCAGAAAGGCCTGGTGAACCTGAATGCAGCTTCTTCTTAAAAACTGGGGATTGCAAGTTCAAATCTAATTGTAAATTTCACCATCCCAAGAATCGGGTTACAAGATTACCTCCATGCAACCTCAGTGACAAGGGTCTACCTTTGAGACCT GACCAAAGTGTCTGCTCACATTACAGTCGCTATGGAATTTGCAAATTTGGACCAGCTTGTAAGTTTGACCACCCGATAAACTTGCAGCCCGTGATGATTCCTGGACTTGAGCAACAATCCTACTCAAACTCAGCTAGTGCTGGGGTGGCTGGGATAGGTGGAAGTACAGGCGTAACTGATGCGACAATTCAGCAATCTGTGTAA
- the LOC100786894 gene encoding zinc finger CCCH domain-containing protein 43 isoform X2, protein MEGSESDSVSLSISNGEEPQLGRPSSPAAPPEPSDLNHAAEEETLSGELQSKLDLKDVDESEEKVSDFNDGGGVCDEETGKGDGDSKGWETNSWNEEVGVDVDVDGDGDGDGDDDVDGDVDGDDEVEKKEGRNSGGTHHYPLRPEAEDCAFYMKTGNCKFGFNCKFNHPIKRKSQYYQRSGGCKFGKSCKYNHTRGKISTAPAPLLELNFLGLPIRPGERECPYYMRTGSCKFGANCKFNHPDPTAVGGGGGNPPSGYGNGGSISLQGVSQTSVPSWSSPRTLNEASPFVPMMLSPTQGVSTQSSDWNGYQASVYLPERSIHPPSTFVMNNPAIDTNVYMHHQKQMPVDEFPERPGEPECSFFLKTGDCKFKSNCKFHHPKNRVTRLPPCNLSDKGLPLRPDQSVCSHYSRYGICKFGPACKFDHPINLQPVMIPGLEQQSYSNSASAGVAGIGGSTGVTDATIQQSV, encoded by the exons ATGGAAGGCTCTGAATCCGATTCTGTGTCACTTTCCATTTCCAATGGCGAAGAGCCCCAATTGGGGCGACCTTCTTCCCCCGCCGCTCCTCCTGAGCCGTCAGATCTCAATCATGCGGCGGAGGAAGAGACACTCTCCGGGGAGCTTCAGAGCAAGTTGGATTTGAAGGATGTGGATGAAAGTGAGGAGAAAGTTTCGGACTTTAACGATGGTGGAGGAGTTTGTGATGAAGAAACTGGTAAGGGTGATGGAGATAGTAAGGGTTGGGAGACCAATAGTTGGAATGAGGAAGTGggtgttgatgttgatgttgatggtgatggtgatggtgatggtgatgatgatgttgatggTGATGTTGATGGTGATGATGAAGTGGAGAAGAAGGAAGGGAGAAACAGTGGTGGAACTCACCACTACCCTTTGAGGCCTGAAGCTGAGGATTGTGCATTTTATATGAAAACTGGGAATTGCAAGTTTGGGTTTAATTGCAAGTTCAATCACCCCATTAAGAGGAAAAGTCAG TATTATCAAAGGTCTGGGGGTTGTAAATTTGGTAAATCTTGTAAATATAACCACACAAGAGGAAAAATTTCAACAGCACCAGCACCACTTTTGGAACTTAACTTTCTTGGCCTGCCTATTCGTCCG GGGGAAAGAGAGTGCCCCTATTACATGCGCACTGGCTCTTGCAAGTTTGGAGCAAACTGCAAGTTCAACCATCCTGATCCTACAGCTgttggaggaggaggaggtaaTCCTCCTTCAGGGTATGGTAATGGAGGGTCTATTTCATTACAAGGTGTATCACAAACATCTGTACCCTCCTGGTCTTCTCCAAGAACATTAAATGAAGCATCTCCTTTTGTGCCAATGATGCTTTCACCTACTCAAGGAGTTTCTACCCAAAGTTCTGATTGGAATGGATATCAG GCATCTGTCTACTTACCTGAGAGGAGCATTCATCCACCTTCTACATTTGTCATGAACAACCCAGCAATTGATACAAATGTTTACATGCACCATCAAAAGCAGATGCCTGTTGATGAGTTTCCAGAAAGGCCTGGTGAACCTGAATGCAGCTTCTTCTTAAAAACTGGGGATTGCAAGTTCAAATCTAATTGTAAATTTCACCATCCCAAGAATCGGGTTACAAGATTACCTCCATGCAACCTCAGTGACAAGGGTCTACCTTTGAGACCT GACCAAAGTGTCTGCTCACATTACAGTCGCTATGGAATTTGCAAATTTGGACCAGCTTGTAAGTTTGACCACCCGATAAACTTGCAGCCCGTGATGATTCCTGGACTTGAGCAACAATCCTACTCAAACTCAGCTAGTGCTGGGGTGGCTGGGATAGGTGGAAGTACAGGCGTAACTGATGCGACAATTCAGCAATCTGTGTAA
- the LOC100526954 gene encoding RPM1-interacting protein 4-like (The RefSeq protein has 1 substitution compared to this genomic sequence) codes for MASQENGRPLPKFGEWDVNNPASAEGFTVIFNKARDEEKTNTATPRRSDPVFKNENYNTPQYSGKRKWFCCG; via the exons ATGGCTTCG CAGGAGAATGGTCGTCCATTACCTAAATTCGGTGAGTGGGATGTGAACAATCCTGCCTCAGCTGAAGGTTTTACTGTCATATTCAACAAGGCTAGAGATGAGAAGAAGACTAACACGGCAACCCCACGTAGATCTGATCCTGTGTTCAAGAATGAGAATTATAACACTCCTCAATATTCTGGAAAG AGAAAGTGGTTTTGCTGCGGCTGA
- the LOC100789022 gene encoding 26S proteasome non-ATPase regulatory subunit 6 homolog, giving the protein MEGEEGSQQPQLVLGDKLFLLRQPDVQDIDKVRYKEDVFTHINQNDMVPLYETLVADSVLDLDRALLDSMRAKIHDELANLDEKIADAEENLGESEVREAHLAKSLFFIRIMDKEKALEHLKVTETKTVAVGQKMDLVFYTLQLGFFDMDFDLISKSIDKAKNLFEEGGDWERKNRLKVYEGLYCMSTRNFEKAAKLFLDSISTFTTYELFPYDTFIFYTVLTSIISLDRVSLKQKVVDAPEILTVIGKIPYLSEFLNSLYDCQYKSFFSAFAGLTEQIKLDRYLHPHFRYYMREVRTVVYSQFLESYKSVTIEAMAKAFGVTEDFIDVELSRFIAAGKLHCKIDKVEGVLETNRPDAKNALYQATIKQGDFLLNRIQKLSRVIDL; this is encoded by the exons ATGGAAGGAGAAGAGGGTTCCCAGCAGCCACAGTTGGTGCTCGGGGACAAGCTATTCCTTCTTCGACAACCCGATGTTCAAGACATTGACAAGGTTCGCTACAAGGAGGATGTTTTCACTCACATCAACCAAAACG ATATGGTCCCCTTGTATGAAACCCTAGTGGCCGATTCCGTGTTGGACTTGGATCGTGCCCTCTTGGACTCTATGCGCGCTAAAATTCACGATGAGCTCGCCAACCTCGACGAAAA GATTGCTGATGCTGAGGAAAACTTAGGAGAGAGTGAAGTTCGTGAGGCTCACTTGgcaaaatccttgtttttcatccGGATTATGGACAAG GAGAAAGCCTTGGAACATCTCAAGGTAACAGAAACCAAGACAGTTGCTGTTGGCCAGAAAATGGACTTGGTGTTTTATACATTGCAGCTTGGTTTCTTTGACATGGATTTTGATCTCATTTCCAAGAGCATTGACAAAGCCAAAAA CTTGTTTGAAGAAGGTGGTGATTGGGAAAGGAAGAATAGGCTGAAAGTGTACGAAGGACTGTACTGCATGTCCACTCGAAATTTCGAGAAGGCTGCCAAGTTGTTTTTGGATTCCATTTCAACCTTTACCACCTATGAACTTTTTCCCTATGACacctttatattttatacaGTTTTGACCAGCATTATATCATTGGATAGAGTTTCCCTAAAGCAAAAG GTAGTGGATGCTCCAGAGATCTTGACAGTGATTGGCAAAATCCCTTATCTTTCAGAGTTTTTGAACTCCTTATATGATTGTCAATACAAGTCTTTTTTCTCAGCATTTG CTGGCCTGACGGAGCAAATTAAGTTGGACCGCTATCTGCATCCACACTTCCGATATTACATGAGGGAGGTCAGAACCGTTGTTTATTCCCAATTTTTGGAATCTTACAAGAGTGTGACAATTGAAGCCATGGCAAAAGCCTTTGGAGTGACAGAGGATTTCATTGATGT GGAGCTATCACGCTTTATTGCAGCAGGGAAGCTTCATTGTAAGATTGATAAAGTTGAAGGTGTTCTTGAAACTAATCGCCCTGATGCTAAGAATGCTCTTTACCAAGCAACTATTAAGCAAGGGGACTTCCTATTGAATCGGATCCAGAAATTGTCACGTGTGATAGATCTTTAG